From a single Cinclus cinclus chromosome 16, bCinCin1.1, whole genome shotgun sequence genomic region:
- the LOC134050608 gene encoding transmembrane protein 180-like, which produces MKILWGIHSNALAYSMTTLGAGMMNSIFNFYYVKLFLNRYKISETAFHIAQVVFMVWNAINDPLFGYIQDNSRLKCCARRQFSILYGAPLYGLAFLLPWFPWRHYEEGDWVSGLHLTVALCAFDGLLTFVLLAQCALFAESSPRHESRLRLIKYNQVATLIGSTSVLFCGLLSDNMEKFAYFQAFTVLIAALATACMCCTGKYSTSQYERREIHTEDANLENSDGAFSLASVVSLTKQIMTEKNFLCFVTMNFFQVFHLAFYNNFMMIFADNLIPKDVLSSSVRSIMYGAGFICPQCLVLLSHASLKKFGYYRIILFSFYYEGVAAAVMCLLGQEHYYLLAFYVTTNMVIVQASFSLFNLPLADIIDADLTKHKRRLPLSSMVFGTNALFTKPAQSLAPMIVVTILNHYGYYNLNNVPGHPDISRSFLDLHDAMFYLVCLVPLCIAVLQILTWTPFSIQNSHLAAPQ; this is translated from the exons ATGAAGATTCTTTGGGGAATTCATTCTAATGCACTGGCATATTCCATGACTACCTTAGGTGCTGGAATGATgaacagcatttttaatttctactaCGTTAAGCTTTTCCTAAACCGATACAAAATTTCAGAAACAGCATTTCATATAGCACAG GTTGTGTTCATGGTGTGGAACGCTATCAATGATCCCCTTTTTGGGTACATTCAAGACAACTCCAGGCTGAAGTGCTGCGCCAGGCGCCAGTTCTCGATTTTATACGGAGCCCCTTTGTACGGCTTGGCCTTCCTGCTGCCGTGGTTCCCCTGGAGGCACTATGAGGAGGGGGACTGGGTGAGCGGCCTCCACCTCACCGTCGCGCTCTGCGCCTTCGACGGGCTGCTGACCTTCGTGCTGCTGGCGCAGTGCGCTCTCTTCGCCGAGAGCTCCCCCAGGCACGAGAGCAGGCTGCGCCTCATCAAGTACAACCAAGTGGCGACGCTGATCGGATCCACGAGCGTTCTCTTTTGTGGGCTCCTATCGGATAACATGGAAAAGTTTGCTTATTTTCAGGCTTTCACCGTTTTGATCGCGGCGCTAGCGACAGCCTGTATGTGTTGCACAGGTAAATACAGCACAAGTCAATACGAGCGCAGAGAAATTCATACAGAGGATGCTAATCTGGAAAACAGTGATGGAGCCTTCTCCTTGGCCTCAGTAGTTTCACTGACCAAACAGATCATGACAGAGAAGAACTTTCTATGTTTTGTAACAATGAACTTCTTCCAAGTCTTCCACCTAGCGTTCTACAACAATTTTATGATGATCTTTGCGGATAATCTTATTCCTAAGGACGTCCTTTCTTCCTCAGTAAGAAGTATCATGTATGGAGCAGGTTTTATTTGTCCTCAG TGCCTTGTTCTTCTCAGTCATGCTTCATTGAAGAAGTTTGGTTATTACAGAAtcatcttgttttccttttactaTGAAGGAGTAGCTGCTGCTGTCATGTGTCTTCTAGGGCAAGAACACTATTATCTGCTGGCATTTTATGTCACAACAAACAT gGTAATTGTGCAAGCTTCATTTAGCTTGTTCAATTTGCCTTTGGCAGATATAATTGATGCAGATTTAACAAAGCACAAGAGGAG ATTACCACTTTCCTCTATGGTTTTTGGTACCAATGCTTTATTTACCAAGCCTGCCCAATCTTTGGCTCCAATGATTGTGGTTACAATACTAAATCATTATGGATATTATAACCTGAATAATGTACCTGGTCATCCTGATATAAG CAGGTCGTTTTTAGATCTCCATGATGCCATGTTCTACCTGGTCTGTTTGGTTCCCCTCTGCATTGCAGTCCTACAGATCCTGACCTGGACTCCCTTTTCCATCCAGAACAGCCACCTGGCAGCTCCACAGTAA
- the CDR2 gene encoding cerebellar degeneration-related protein 2, which translates to MLADSLVEEFEIREDEPWYDQQDLQQDLHLAAELGKTLLDRNTELEESLQQMYATNQEQLQEIEYLTKQVELLRQMNDQHAKVYEQLDVTARELEDTNQKLVAESRASQQKIISLTETIESLQTHIDDLQRQVEELKKPGRGRMSQERSEQPRSMHSFSCLKELYDLRQYFVYDHVFAEKITSMDSQLSPLEEENEKLKKAVTVLQAQLSLEKEKRVSMEEEYNLMVKENCDLERRLVDTDLYRARAEELEAEVAEMRQILQSENTLHNAEKLVPESFFISFKESLDKELGQSLADDGLLTVSELEKKALKRSSSESLLSSAAGADILRGHEETCIRRAEAVKQRGISVLNEVDAQYNALKVKYEELLKKCQMDEDSLKHKAVQTMKQYSKDLNVGNTQYDLSASNQEFTIAELSDSSTNAPPEYKALFKEIFSCIRKTKEEIDEHRAKYKTLSSQP; encoded by the exons ATGCTGGCCGACAGTCTGGTGGAAGAGTTCGAAATCCGCGAGGATGAGCCCTGGTACGACCAGCAGGACCTGCAGCAAG ATCTTCACCTTGCTGCTGAGCTTGGGAAGACACTACTGGACCGTAACACTGAACTAGAAGAATCCTTACAGCAAATGTATGCAACAAATCAAGAGCAATTGCAGGAGATAGAG TACCTCACGAAGCAAGTGGAGCTCTTGCGGCAGATGAACGACCAGCATGCAAAAGTCTATGAACAGCTGGATGTGACAGCAAGAGAACTGGAAGACACTAATCAAAAACTGGTTGCAGAGAGTAGAGCTTCACAACAAAAGATAATAAG CTTGACAGAGACTATTGAAAGTCTACAAACACACATAGATGACCTGCAGCGACAAGTGGAAGAACTGAAAAAGCCTGGACGGGGCCGGATGAGCCAGGAGAGATCTGAGCAGCCAAGATCAATGCACAGTTTCTCGTGTTTGAAGGAGCTGTATGACCTCCGCCA gTATTTTGTTTATGATCATGTCTTTGCAGAAAAGATTACTTCAATGGATAGTCAGCTAAGTCCtctagaagaagaaaatgagaaattaaagaaGGCAGTGACAGTTCTGCAAGCCCAGCTGAGCCTAGAGAAGGAGAAGAGGGTAAGCATGGAAGAGGAATACAATCTTATGGTGAAAGAAAACTGTGACCTGGAGCGGAGGCTGGTCGATACAGACTTGTATCGGGCTCGTGCGGAGGAACTGGAAGCAGAAGTAGCTGAAATGCGACAGATACTTCAGTCTGAAAACACGCTCCATAATGCAGAGAAATTGGTGCCGGAATCCTTCTTCATTTCCTTCAAGGAATCTCTAGACAAGGAGCTTGGTCAGAGCCTGGCAGATGATGGACTTCTGACAGTATCGGAGCTTGAGAAGAAGGCACTGAAACGGAGCAGCAGTGAAAGCCTCCTGAGCAGTGCTGCCGGGGCAGACATTCTCAGGGGCCATGAAGAAACGTGTATTAGGAGAGCTGAAGCTGTGAAGCAGCGAGGAATCTCTGTACTCAATGAAGTTGATGCTCAGTACAATGCTCTGAAAGTGAAGTACGAGGAGCTTTTGAAGAAATGTCAAATGGATGAAGATTCTTTGAAACACAAGGCTGTACAAACAATGAAGCAGTATTCCAAAGACCTAAATGTGGGGAACACCCAGTATGATCTTTCAGCTAGCAATCAAGAATTCACAATTGCTGAGCTCAGTGACTCTTCCACAAATGCCCCCCCTGAATATAAAGCACTATTCAAGGAGATTTTTAGCtgtatcagaaaaacaaaagaagaaatagatGAACACAGAGCAAAGTACAAGACTCTCTCCTCTCAGCCATAA